Proteins from a genomic interval of Granulicella sp. L56:
- a CDS encoding glycerate kinase, whose product MTTSMLRDVAQSIFQQSVADCSIERAFAKAIHVRNEKGNRKLLVQGIEPIELDHLKHIRVISVGKASIAMLTALLTCLEPWFQYDVSGVLVAGEQPPTLPPGFQFFQGGHPLPNEASQAGAQAALQMLHDLRKDEATASETLVLFLISGGGSAMMELPLDSSISLEDIKSFYRELVHSGASIAEINCLRKHFSAVKGGRLALAARGIASLSLFISDVPPEHLDALASGPTLHDTSTIKQCREILARYDLQSRFPRSVRQFFDRPDLSETPKPESFTARAITLLTSDHLAEAARIRAEELGFHVVIDNTCDDWDYRKAAEYLIDRIRSLRSIYLRVCLISSGEVTVKLPSGTKRGSFGLGGRNQHFSLYAATLLEAADASTVVLSAGSDGIDGNSPAAGGVVDEQTLHGVSGNVRGDVRDAAKSLQEFDSYSFLERMGATISTGATGNNLRDLRILLSAGG is encoded by the coding sequence GTGACGACCTCTATGTTGCGAGACGTAGCTCAGAGCATCTTTCAGCAATCGGTAGCGGACTGTAGCATCGAGCGTGCTTTTGCGAAAGCTATCCATGTCCGCAATGAAAAAGGTAACCGCAAACTTCTCGTCCAGGGGATTGAGCCAATTGAACTCGATCATCTAAAGCACATTCGAGTTATCTCCGTCGGCAAGGCTTCTATCGCCATGCTGACCGCGCTGCTGACCTGCCTGGAGCCATGGTTCCAATACGACGTATCTGGCGTGCTGGTTGCCGGTGAACAACCACCAACTCTACCGCCGGGCTTCCAGTTCTTTCAAGGCGGCCATCCGCTGCCGAATGAAGCCTCACAGGCTGGAGCACAGGCTGCGCTCCAGATGCTGCACGATCTGCGGAAGGACGAAGCTACCGCTTCCGAGACCTTGGTTCTCTTCCTCATCAGCGGTGGCGGCTCCGCCATGATGGAGCTTCCCCTCGACTCTTCTATCTCCCTGGAGGACATAAAAAGCTTCTATCGCGAGCTTGTTCACAGCGGGGCCTCCATCGCGGAGATCAACTGCCTTCGCAAGCATTTCTCGGCAGTCAAGGGGGGGCGCCTTGCCCTGGCGGCACGCGGAATCGCAAGCCTCTCATTGTTTATTTCAGATGTTCCTCCTGAACATCTCGACGCTCTCGCCTCGGGCCCGACTCTGCATGATACCTCGACCATCAAGCAGTGCCGCGAGATTCTGGCTCGATATGACTTGCAAAGCCGGTTCCCTCGTTCCGTACGGCAATTTTTTGATCGTCCGGATCTTTCAGAGACTCCCAAGCCTGAAAGCTTCACCGCAAGGGCAATCACCCTGCTGACCTCCGACCATCTGGCTGAGGCCGCGCGGATACGAGCGGAGGAACTAGGATTTCACGTTGTGATAGACAACACCTGCGACGATTGGGACTATCGCAAAGCGGCGGAATATCTGATCGACCGCATTCGCAGTCTGAGGAGCATTTATCTACGAGTCTGCCTGATCTCTTCTGGCGAAGTGACGGTAAAGCTGCCCAGTGGAACGAAACGAGGCTCATTCGGTTTAGGCGGACGTAACCAGCACTTCAGCCTCTATGCGGCAACCCTGCTGGAGGCTGCAGACGCTTCGACGGTCGTTCTCTCAGCAGGATCGGATGGAATCGATGGCAACAGCCCGGCGGCAGGGGGTGTTGTGGATGAGCAAACGCTGCATGGCGTGTCCGGGAATGTAAGAGGGGATGTAAGAGATGCGGCGAAATCATTACAGGAGTTCGACTCTTATAGCTTTTTGGAACGTATGGGAGCAACGATCTCGACGGGGGCAACTGGCAATAATCTCCGCGACCTGCGAATCCTGCTGAGTGCAGGCGGCTAA
- the hemL gene encoding glutamate-1-semialdehyde 2,1-aminomutase: MPISHVKSRQLQQRAEKLLPGGVDSPVRAFRAVGGEPPFVTRAEGAYLFDADGNRYLDFFGSWGPMILGHAFPPVVEAIQQAAARGASFGASTAAEADLAELVTQCFPSIEKLRFVSSGTEACMSAIRLARGFTGRNFIIKFEGCYHGHSDAMLVKAGSGVATLGIPGSAGVPAETAQHTLALPFNDLAAVEATFAAYPDAIACVIVEPVVGNAGTIAPAPGYLEGLRALTKKNGALLILDEVMTGFRLSLGGAQQLYGITPDLTTLGKIIGGGLPCGAFGGRADIMDYLAPLGPVYQAGTLSGNPLAMAAGIATLQELIAKQDTIYPLLEKTTTAIAEGVAAIAREAGVSLTVNRVGSMFTLFFTPNAVTDFASAATSDTEAFGHFHRSMMEQGIWLPPSQFEAAFVSTAHGDAEIAMALAAVRSAFGL, translated from the coding sequence ATGCCCATTTCTCACGTCAAATCCCGCCAGTTGCAACAACGAGCAGAAAAACTTCTTCCCGGAGGCGTTGATTCGCCTGTCCGCGCGTTCCGTGCGGTTGGTGGGGAACCTCCCTTTGTGACCCGTGCCGAGGGCGCTTACCTGTTCGACGCCGATGGCAATCGCTACCTGGACTTCTTCGGCTCCTGGGGGCCGATGATCCTCGGCCACGCCTTTCCACCAGTGGTCGAAGCCATCCAGCAGGCGGCGGCGCGCGGTGCCAGCTTTGGCGCGTCCACAGCGGCAGAGGCCGATCTGGCGGAGTTGGTGACGCAATGTTTTCCCTCGATCGAAAAGCTGCGCTTCGTCAGCTCCGGCACCGAAGCCTGCATGTCCGCCATCCGTCTTGCTCGCGGCTTTACCGGTCGCAACTTCATCATCAAGTTCGAAGGCTGCTACCACGGCCACTCCGACGCCATGCTGGTCAAGGCTGGCTCCGGTGTGGCGACGCTGGGTATTCCCGGCTCGGCAGGCGTTCCGGCCGAGACGGCGCAGCATACGCTGGCGCTGCCCTTCAACGACCTGGCTGCGGTCGAGGCGACATTTGCTGCGTATCCTGACGCAATCGCCTGTGTCATCGTGGAGCCGGTCGTCGGTAATGCCGGAACCATTGCTCCGGCGCCCGGCTATCTCGAAGGCCTGCGCGCGCTGACGAAGAAGAACGGTGCATTGCTCATCCTCGACGAGGTGATGACGGGCTTCCGTCTCTCGCTCGGCGGAGCGCAGCAGCTCTACGGCATCACTCCCGACCTCACCACGCTGGGCAAGATCATCGGCGGCGGTCTGCCCTGCGGAGCCTTCGGTGGCCGCGCCGACATCATGGACTACCTCGCGCCGCTTGGCCCGGTCTATCAGGCCGGAACGCTCAGTGGAAATCCGCTGGCAATGGCTGCAGGAATCGCCACCTTGCAGGAGCTGATCGCAAAGCAGGACACAATCTATCCATTGCTTGAAAAAACGACGACCGCCATCGCAGAAGGCGTTGCCGCCATCGCCCGCGAAGCAGGGGTCTCGCTCACGGTAAACCGCGTAGGCTCGATGTTCACCTTGTTCTTTACGCCGAACGCCGTGACCGACTTCGCCAGCGCAGCGACTTCTGATACCGAAGCCTTTGGCCATTTTCACCGCTCCATGATGGAGCAGGGAATCTGGCTGCCACCCTCGCAGTTCGAGGCCGCATTTGTCTCAACCGCTCATGGTGATGCCGAGATTGCCATGGCGCTGGCTGCAGTTCGCAGCGCCTTTGGCCTTTAG
- the purM gene encoding phosphoribosylformylglycinamidine cyclo-ligase, with protein MHATTLTDETAPDQRSTGLAAAEPSAAAKADRKRGTASKKSAKATEPAGKRISTAKKSISYADAGVDITSAERSKQRIKMLARKTFNRQVLSEIGGFGGLFALDLEKYPNPVLVSSADGVGTKLKVAFELGIHHTVGQDLVNHCVNDIAVQGATPLFFLDYLATGKLDNAIIETVVQGISEACRANGCALIGGETAQMPGFYADGEYDLAGTIIGAVNRDKIITGDTIQVGDVLVGLPSNGLHTNGYSLARKLLFEEAKYSPDHYVNELKDKAGAALMRTHRSYLAIIKKLTGAEVVSGMAHITGGGITENLPRILPKGMGAVVDLASWQVPPLFEHLQALGNVEQDEMLRTFNMGIGLIAAIPAEKIKKAKAILNRANERHVIIGRVVRGERKVSYN; from the coding sequence ATGCACGCCACAACACTAACGGATGAAACCGCGCCGGACCAGCGGTCAACAGGGCTAGCTGCCGCGGAACCTTCTGCCGCGGCCAAGGCAGACCGCAAGAGAGGCACAGCCTCAAAAAAATCGGCCAAAGCGACGGAGCCCGCCGGAAAGCGCATCTCGACCGCGAAGAAAAGCATTAGCTACGCTGATGCGGGCGTCGATATCACCAGCGCCGAGCGCAGCAAACAGCGCATCAAGATGCTGGCGCGCAAGACCTTTAACCGGCAGGTACTCAGCGAGATCGGCGGCTTCGGCGGCCTGTTCGCGCTCGATCTGGAGAAGTATCCTAATCCCGTGCTGGTATCAAGCGCCGACGGCGTAGGCACCAAGCTCAAAGTTGCCTTCGAACTGGGCATTCACCATACGGTCGGTCAGGACCTCGTCAACCACTGCGTCAACGACATCGCCGTGCAGGGCGCGACACCGCTGTTCTTCCTCGATTACCTCGCCACCGGAAAGCTCGACAACGCCATCATCGAGACCGTAGTGCAAGGCATCAGCGAGGCCTGCCGCGCCAATGGCTGCGCTCTGATCGGCGGCGAGACGGCACAGATGCCGGGCTTCTATGCTGACGGCGAGTACGACCTGGCCGGAACCATCATCGGCGCGGTAAACCGCGACAAGATCATCACCGGCGACACCATTCAGGTGGGGGATGTGCTGGTAGGGCTGCCGTCCAACGGGCTGCATACCAATGGATATTCGCTGGCGCGCAAGCTGCTGTTTGAAGAGGCAAAGTATTCGCCCGACCACTACGTCAACGAGCTGAAGGACAAGGCCGGAGCGGCGCTGATGCGCACCCATCGCAGCTATCTCGCCATCATCAAGAAGCTGACGGGAGCTGAGGTCGTCAGCGGCATGGCCCACATCACGGGCGGCGGCATTACAGAAAATCTGCCGCGCATTCTGCCCAAGGGCATGGGTGCTGTGGTCGATCTGGCGTCGTGGCAGGTGCCACCGCTGTTCGAGCATCTGCAGGCGCTGGGCAATGTGGAACAGGACGAGATGCTTCGCACCTTCAACATGGGCATCGGCCTGATCGCGGCGATTCCGGCGGAGAAAATCAAGAAGGCGAAGGCTATTCTGAACCGCGCCAACGAGCGGCATGTCATCATCGGGCGCGTCGTTCGCGGCGAGCGCAAGGTCAGCTACAACTAG
- the purN gene encoding phosphoribosylglycinamide formyltransferase, translating into MKRLGILLSGRGSNFLSIAKAINEHRLLGAKIAVVLSNREDAGGLDAARELKIPAFCVPSAGRKRAEHDAEMVARLHQHRVDLVCLAGYMRVLTADFVRAFPDRILNIHPSLLPAFPGLDAQGQALEYGAKVAGCTVHFVDEAVDHGVIILQKTVPVKDEDTAETLSARVLQQEHAAYPEAIARVLSGEYAFSERRYLRRLK; encoded by the coding sequence GTGAAACGGCTTGGAATCCTGCTATCCGGACGTGGGTCGAACTTTCTTTCGATTGCCAAGGCTATCAATGAACATCGCCTGTTGGGCGCGAAGATTGCGGTGGTGCTCTCGAACCGCGAAGACGCGGGCGGCCTCGATGCGGCGCGGGAGCTGAAGATTCCCGCCTTCTGCGTTCCTTCCGCCGGGCGCAAGCGGGCCGAACACGATGCGGAGATGGTGGCGCGGCTGCATCAGCATCGCGTCGATCTAGTCTGCCTGGCGGGCTACATGCGTGTGCTGACGGCGGATTTCGTGCGCGCTTTTCCTGACCGAATTCTCAATATTCACCCGTCGCTGCTGCCAGCTTTTCCCGGGCTCGATGCGCAGGGGCAGGCGCTGGAGTATGGCGCCAAGGTCGCGGGATGCACCGTGCACTTCGTCGACGAGGCGGTCGATCACGGCGTCATCATTCTGCAAAAGACGGTGCCGGTCAAAGACGAGGACACTGCCGAGACGCTGTCGGCGCGGGTGCTGCAACAGGAGCATGCTGCTTATCCCGAGGCGATTGCCCGCGTGCTCAGCGGCGAATACGCCTTCAGCGAGCGGCGCTACCTTCGCCGCCTTAAATAA
- a CDS encoding S1C family serine protease yields the protein MKLRPVLLVILLLSGFYYLTTHVASSGAFAPWVHHVFTRATAPDVSPAMVRGPMGTLELTEAAAAPAFDSEEQQNIAVYKKALPSVVNITSTAVAFDFFYGPVPQQGQGSGFILNKDGLILTNNHVINNAQRVEVKLSNKHTYKARVLAVDKGHDLALLKIDNAPNLTPATLASSQGLVVGQRVYAIGNPFGLQGTMTRGIISAIRSIRGPEQNPIEDAIQTDASVNPGNSGGPLLNSRGEVIGITTMIASNGADQSSGVGFAIPIDTAKAVLSDFEKYGYVRRPSLDIVTLPIGPDIAQQLGLPANYGILIDHVIPGGAAARAGLRGGTQRAYMGNIPVMIGGDLIVGMDGQDIANAQDLSAAMNSHHAGDVVTLTIFRGQKRMDVKVTLSDAKDQQSQTGEPA from the coding sequence ATGAAACTGCGTCCCGTTCTTCTGGTCATTCTGTTGCTCTCCGGCTTCTACTATCTGACGACGCACGTCGCGTCCTCCGGAGCCTTCGCGCCCTGGGTGCATCACGTCTTCACCAGAGCGACAGCGCCCGATGTGAGCCCTGCCATGGTGAGAGGCCCCATGGGCACGCTCGAACTGACGGAGGCCGCCGCAGCGCCTGCCTTTGACTCAGAGGAGCAGCAGAACATCGCCGTCTACAAGAAAGCTTTGCCATCGGTCGTCAACATCACGTCAACGGCGGTGGCCTTCGACTTCTTCTACGGTCCGGTGCCGCAGCAAGGCCAGGGCTCGGGCTTCATCCTCAACAAGGACGGCCTGATCCTCACGAACAATCACGTTATCAACAATGCGCAGCGCGTCGAAGTGAAGCTCTCGAACAAGCACACCTACAAGGCCCGGGTGCTTGCGGTGGATAAAGGCCACGATCTGGCGCTATTGAAGATCGACAACGCGCCCAACCTCACCCCGGCAACCCTAGCTTCTTCTCAAGGACTGGTCGTAGGCCAGCGAGTCTATGCCATCGGCAATCCGTTCGGGTTGCAGGGCACCATGACACGCGGAATCATCTCCGCCATCCGCTCCATTCGCGGGCCGGAGCAGAACCCCATTGAGGATGCCATTCAGACCGACGCCTCCGTCAATCCCGGAAACTCCGGCGGCCCACTCCTGAACTCGCGCGGCGAGGTCATCGGGATCACCACCATGATCGCCAGCAACGGCGCGGACCAAAGCTCCGGCGTCGGCTTTGCCATTCCCATCGACACAGCCAAAGCCGTCCTGAGCGACTTCGAGAAGTATGGCTATGTGCGCCGTCCTTCGCTCGATATCGTGACCCTGCCCATCGGCCCTGACATCGCCCAGCAACTGGGCCTGCCTGCGAACTACGGCATCCTCATCGACCACGTCATTCCCGGTGGCGCGGCAGCCCGCGCTGGTCTTCGCGGCGGCACCCAGCGCGCCTATATGGGCAACATTCCGGTGATGATTGGCGGCGATTTGATCGTCGGCATGGATGGACAGGACATCGCCAACGCGCAGGATCTCTCCGCTGCGATGAACAGCCATCACGCTGGAGACGTTGTCACGCTGACGATCTTCCGCGGCCAGAAGCGTATGGATGTGAAGGTCACGCTGAGCGACGCGAAGGATCAGCAGAGTCAGACCGGAGAGCCGGCCTAA